In the genome of Euleptes europaea isolate rEulEur1 chromosome 4, rEulEur1.hap1, whole genome shotgun sequence, the window aacaactcttctgcaagggggaaaaaaggttccttttctcagcaaaacaaactcacatctgccttaaaTAGAAGCTATTCCCATCCACAGGAGGGAGCAGATCGCCcatttagatccttctgagttagagatctgccagggcccatGAAGGGCCATACCAAAtaatttcgcaggccttaaacggccttGTTGTAGTTATACACAAGCAAGACCAGAACCAAGAATATTAAAAAGAAACCATCACCAAGTGATCaaataataatttaattaaaTCTATATAATGGAATAAAGCATAAACAACCATCTGCATTTACACTTTTTATTGGCATCAGTACCCACAGATAAGTATCATATTACTGAGTAACACATTGGTTGGCAAACAGGTAATGTCCTTCAGATTACATTCCACTTCAGCCACTTCCTACCATTTGTTCTAATAAAAGAAACCATCCAGGTAGGAAGACGGATGGTATGGTGTGGTATATGTATGTCTGTGATGCAGCTATATCATCATAAttgcaggcagcccattcctgaagggagggtggATCCTCAGTGTccaggagcagtgcagccacattgcctcctcagaggcttcccagccccctcagagggaaaaaaaagcattttaaaaactaaaataaagcaaaagaggagaaaatgccccatagcaaacagcaagggctgtggaagctgcctaaagacagctccactctcaggaacacccccccccccaaacgccagcacatggctgtgctggcagtgggGACGGAGGTACCCAGacaccggcatgtttgcccctgcatcgtgataaggtggcacctacaccgacATGGGGTCAtgtcggctcctaaggagcttcgcccccgttcaggaatgggctctaaatcATATTTTCagaatatcattttaaaaaattatgcaaaATCTGAAGTATCAAAAGTTAACAACCTTAGGtacttttggttttggtttttgtaGTTTAGAACTGTCTAGAATTTCTTCATAATCTGCACTCATTCCTTTGAGCCATCGACCAACAGTTACTGCTCGATCtgtgaagaggggaaaaaacatgaGAACatagtccaataaagacaatacATTTATTACCAAAATAATTTCATTGTACTTTTCATTTTTTATCAACACTATAGTCAAGTCAAATTAAAACaagtcttttaaaaattggtgcTCATTTAAAATACCCATAGTCTATGTTAATACTGCTACTTTGACATTACTCATCAAACTTTACAGCACACATTAGGAAAATGGTATCACTTCATCAAGCCCATCCATCACATTAAAAATTTACTGAACAGTGGTTACTAATTGTGGTATCTAAGATTCTCGCTAAATAActatcagactttgaaaagctgctatcactggatcaagttcatcaatgttgttgaataaattaaaccAAAAAGTTTAAActgattttgaataaatgtgcaattaataGTTACTCTTTTTAATTTCATTATTATTGTCTTCCTTACTGGGTCATGCAAACCACTcttctgaataatgctttttataggtgGGGGCACTGGGGATGAATTTATGAACGGGGATCCTAAAGGTTGAgctgagaactaaaaattcttttaaaatatatttataaggtATACACAATATAAATGacatgtaaaatataaatgaccaatagaccacaTGGTCTACTGGTCATTTAGATGCTAAATATCATCaacagtgttgattatttttgtaacggtttatatttgtgattttatatgtagcctcCAATCCAGGGCCAGTGTTTTTATCTATTagattgtgtacacctaataaatatataaacatatttataaagaatttttagttctcagctcaacccttaggttccctgtactttttgttgttgttgttgagttcatccccccccttttttttgttgttgtctagAAGAATTTATGAAACCAAGTAGGCGGTGGccccaaaagtttgggaaccattgttcTATATCATACTACTAACTCGGTACTCATCAAATCTTTAAGTCCTGGCAGTATCTAGCTACCGGTCAATTTCAAGGCAATATTACTATGCTACTGGCAATCCAGTTCCCCATTTCTTCACTGCCAAGGACACCTGATCAGCACTGTCAGTTTCAATCTCCAGCTGTAATAGATAACAGCATATGCAAAAGAGTTAAGGCCCACTTACTTGCCTGTTAGATGTGTTATTGTACAGCACGCAAGCATGCCACTGAAAGGAAAATAATCAGGAATTGTTCTGCTGAGATAATCAATATTTTCCAGAATATGCTAAATATAGAATGGTTCATGTGCAAAAAAACTAAGTCCTGATTTTAAAGAGTTCTTCagttccccacctgaattctgaTTCTCTGGACAATCTTTTTTAAAGTGTTCCACAGATCCACAAACCCTGCAAGAACCTCCTGTAAGAGATCAACACAGAAAAAATGACTATAATTTATTAAGATTTATGCAGGCCTAACACCAACTGACATAATTTACAATGAATGTGAACTAGAAAATAAAACTCAACATTCATGGCTTTTGCACAGATTTTTAACTAGCATGGTGTACTAACGAGAGAGTCAGGCTGATCTTGAGAAGATCGTGGTTCAAATCCATATCTGGCATGAAACTCAGTGACTTTACCAACCTAATTTACCTCATGCTATTGTTGAAAACAAAACCATGTATGCCTCTTTGAAGGATAAAACGTTTTGCAGGAAAAAAGATAGCTTTCCCACTGCCTGAGGTGGAAGGAGAAGTCATGTTCTGCAGAACTCCAGCCTCTGAAATGCCCACTTCCAGCTGCCACTTTGTTCTTGAAAAGCTTTAACGAAAGGATGTTAGCTGCTGTACATACATTCAACGAATGTTTGCTTAGTCAGCCTTTTTATCAATTAAAATAAGCTGTCAAAATTTCCCCAGCCCATTCTGCACCACAACCATTTCCAGAAGTCTCCAATGGAATTACTCAGATAGGACTTTCTGCAGACTGTCCTAAAGAGAAATCCCCAGCACAGGTAAGGCTTTTCAAATCCTCACATGCAGGTAAGAGACTGGAACAACTGCTACTATTTGGGAAAAATAGTaatggggggggcagagagaataCTGCTCTGCCGCCTACTGTGCATTCtttaaaatacatgtttttgttATTTGAAGGTTTTGTGGCAATCCCTTTGGAATTTCAAGAACTGTTTCTATAGCAACCAGTGCTAAGATACTAATGAATAAGAAAAAACTCTCTGTTGATCTGCTGATGAAGAGGCAGAATTTCTTAATGTGGGCAGAAGCACACAAAACAAACTCGTTTCTAAGGCTCACTCTTTTCATTAAGTCTTCTCAATGCCGAAAAAGTGGTCTTAAGATTTTCGATTTGCCACCATTATAAGAAGTGTGTGATTTTCGAACCAGCTGTTCTCACCTTTAGCATAGAGTCCTTTAGGATTATCCGGACATGACCTGGAAAGATGTCCCATCTCTTCACAAATAAAGCATTTTGCATATGGAAATTCTCCTGTAAGAGTTCAAAAATTTACACATCATGCTGCAAACATCCGCACAAAAATCAGAGCACAGTAAACCTATATCACTATAATCTGAAGGCTCATTTTGAAAACTGTTTAgcgtatatttttaaaaaggaagacacTTTTTCCAAGCCCACTATACAAAGAGCTGTAGTTATTGTACATACCAAGAGCAGGATCTATTTTTACTTTGCATTTCTTGATTTCATGCTCTGTAGATCCACAACGATAACAAATTCCAGTTCCCATATCTTGGCTGTCAAGTGCAGCTGGGCAATCTGCAACACCATGTCCTGGCTTTCTACAGTGGAAGCACACCTTTGACAACACAATGTAAATTACCAACTGACAGATGGACTCAAGGTGATCTCTTTTTCTGctaaccacatttcaaattactCATATCCAAAAGAACAGATGCTACCACTATGTATTTAAGGTAGCTCAGACTCAAGGGTATAGTTTGAAGTTAAAATTCCTGAagtgaaaaaaaaaagcatagcTTTCACCTGCTCTCACTTGCAACAAATAACTTGTCAGATTTACTGAACCATCTTTGGAAATGACTCCACAAAAGAACACTAAGTGATATGTACCCTTCTCATAAATTACATTTTCTCCACTCTTTCTCTGAAGAACCCAGAGTGAGATCAATGTTCTCTTGCCAAATTTTGTCCTTATAACCACCTTACATGATAGCTAACCTAACAGTGCACAATTGGTGATGggtcactcagtaagcttcaCAACTTGGTAGGAATAAGAGCACGGGAGTCCCCAGATGGCCTGGTTTGCTTCTGTGGCTTATTGCAGTCTATATTCCTCTTCTACAGGGTTCTTGCTCTCTGACTAtggcctggtgtgtgtgtgtgtataaattgaTTTTCTGTTAATAGTAATTTTAGTGCATGCTGGTAGGAGATTGGGGCAGTGGAAATGTGGTCAAGCATGCCATGTGGAAGTCCTCTTGCTACTGCACTGTATGCAgttgcagcagcaacagggaaaccacacaagcacATATCTCTGTGGAAAACAACAGACTGAAGAAAAAGTCTGGTTATAGCATGCATATGGAACAATGAAACTAACTTTTCATAGGCTTTCAAGAGTAACAGTTGCCTAATCAAGCAAAACATACAATTCACTTACATTTCTAGTCTATCTTTAATAATACTGACTATAAAAGCAAGACACCCAACTGCTAAGTAAATATTCTATGATAGCAAACTTATAAATTTAAAGTGTATACATGTACAACAGATGGATGCATGAGGATAAACCTCATCAAAATATATGTTAAGGCATGCACAATCATAAACAGAAGCCTGGACACTAGCCAATGTGCAAAAAGTATGCCTGCAGCCTAATATTCTTCCTCCAGTTATCAGTACTGAGTCACACTACTGTGATCTCAGAGGTGTGCAAGAAGCACCATGAAGAGGAAAGTAGCAGAGTGTAAGGGAAATAAGCAATGGAAGGCTTACCATGGTGTTCTTCTTTATTTCCTGCCTATTTAACCTTCTGGTCTCCCGGCGTCTGTCTTTCTTTAAGGCTGTTCCTATTTCCTCCTTAATTTCGTGGCTGTCAATCATTTTTCCATTATGTAataactgtgaattttgttttaaatattccaTAAAACCATTAACATCTTCATTCAGATAGTcttttttcttcttatttttctttttcccttggaAATTCCTTAAAGGactttgctttttatttgttgTTGGGCTTCTGGAGGAACAATTTTTCATATCTTCCCATGGTGTTGCATCTAGAGTCTTCTTGCTCTGGGTGATGTTGGCTCGAGCCCATCTGGTCATGACTTTGTTCAAAGATTCCTAAATGACTTTAGATCAAATACAGTCAGTTAAAGTCCATTCTGTTGTTTGGTTACCGAAAGTTAAAGATTCAACTGTGCTCCATTTGGTGGATGTATAAGATGATCACAAGGCTTGAAGACTATTCAAAAGGCCCTGAGAGAACTGCCACTGGTGGAGAAAGTGTAATTTTCTGGCAAATAAGGCAGAATGAATGTTTTACATTTGTAGATGCTTGGGATTGTCCCAAGCCTGCACCAGTACTCAATAAATCATTTTGATTCTACCAGGAAAACATTACTTACTCACTATAAATGGTCCTAAATGTTAAACTTCAATAAAACCTTCCTAAATTTAACTTCAACCACAAATAttatagcaaaaacaacaacaccttacTCTCCTTTTTGCCTGAAATTCACAGCCCCAAAGAATTGGTATTACAGCCAGACACCATCTGCCAGCAATGGAACAAAAGAAATTACACTGCCAGTTTCAAATCCAATTTCCATTTTTGTATGCTTTCTCAGTAAGTTTCAAGAAATTCTGCATTCGTTCCATTAATTACAGGTTGGCAAGCAGCTTCCCAAAACAGTACATCAAAAAATTAGTAATACTAGTAAGAAACTACTGCTTCTGTCCAGAGATCTACTAAGAGACTACAACCAATAGAAGAGCCATGATCATATATCCTAGTGTGAACTTACCCAGCCCTAATTTTTGCATTATGAAAGCTATGAAGCTAAGGAAGACTAGATTGTTCATGTCAATTGTCATGTGGTGCTGACTGATAAAGTCTACAATGGCAGGCAAACCAGTGGGAGCTGCTAGAGGAGTAAGAAAATAAAGGATAAGGTtttgggatgtggggggggggcagagtagACAAGTGAAGAGGGTACTTAATCCTCTCTCTCAAGATGTGAAGGCCTAAGGGGGAACACAGGAAAATCTGAgagggaactccccccccccgccaattttCCAGTGGGATATTGAGACATTTGGGAGACCacaggggggggggtaaaactcTTTTGAAAGATTTCTATTTctcttggaatgagtgaaatgccttTAATGACAACTTTTAATTCACTCAACATGCATAGtatgaattattttatttacgacaatctacagcattagataTATACATCTCCCTACACATACCTAAACTGTCCAAACAATACTTAAACTTCCTTCCGTCAAACTTAaccttattttactgctttaccaACATAAAATGGATCATTTATCATTTAACTGGCatatgaaattgttttatttggcatTTTTATTTAATGTAAAAGTAGAATGCCTTGGTTTTCTAcaaacaaaattgcaaatatgCCCATTACCCAGCAGAGCTATTAATTGTTGCACCCTATGTTACTTTAGCATATGCCTCTTAGTTTTTGCCATCAGAAAAATAATAGAAAAAATATAAGCTGAAGGTAGAAAATAAATTCtgcagtaaacaaaagaaagcatATCGTTTGGAGAGAAACCATCACAGTAGGCCTATTAGTATATTTGGAAATCAAATTAAACTTTATAACTTTGAAACCACAGAACTCTTCCCATAGCAACACTGTTCAAAATCCAAGGGTTGTTTTGTACAGTATGGGGAGGCCACCACACCAACAATTCCATGTTGCAGGGGCTCCATAAGGTGGCTGTATGTAAATACATAGAATGGATGACCAAGTAGTTTAGCCCTGTGGACCTGTGGTTCAGTGTAGCAGAGCACCTGGGTCTTCCAAGTTCTTATCTGACTCTCTAACTATGATCCTACATTGGCTCACCATTCCTGGTGGCCATGAACAATGTTGATCTGACAGACTATCCTCCAGAACTCACTGTAAGATCTATGAAGCAGCAGTGAAGGCAACAAAGAAATGTTACTTCTTGCTATTACTGTAACAGATAGGACATGTCCATCCCAGTTGTTCAAGGTACCACAGCATCTGCCGACTCCTACAGTTGAGCCTTCACTGCCTCAGAAACAATCAGTTGTGATGCTTCTGCAAAGTTTTACACTcataaaatatcaagaatacaCTCTGATCTGGATGCTGATTATAACAGAGGTCTACCAGATGAAATGCCTAATACACCAACTAGTCTATTATGGACCACTTTTAACAGTTTTCATGATAAATGTTGACAAGATCCATGAAAACCACTACTTAGATCCTGGATCCTTGCCCAACCTGGCTTCCAAAATCATGTAAAGACCGCACCAATGAGTCCTTATTATTAACTCAGGGCACTTTCCCTTGGCCACTCAAAGAAGATGTTATCAGtccacttctttaaaaaaaaaatcctacagaAAAACAATGTAGCCAATTATTGCCctgtctctaatctgccctttctggCCAAAGTGACTGAGAGAGCAGTAGCAAACCAAGTCCAGGTCTTCTGGGATCATATGTACTCTCGACCCTTTCCAGTTTGATTTCAGACTAGGTTATGGGATGGCGATGTCCCCACTGGCTTTAGTTGACAACCTCTGTCTGAATGTAGACAAAAGGCCCAAcctctttgttgctcctactggatttatctgccaCTTTTTATACAGTGGACCATGCCATGTACACACACAGCCTCATCCAAAACTCCCTCGCGCTAAACTTGCACACGGCACTGAGTGCAGTATCCTCTGAAGCAAGGCAGGCAGGGGGGACCTTACTATCTTACTTCAGTTCACCCCTCAGTCCTACTCTGTAGCCAGCACACAGGAGAGAGCGGTAGTTTCCTCAACAGGTTTCTTCATTGCTTCCAACGAGAAGAAAATACTAACGGACTCCCttaaaagtagtagaaaagggcaagagtccaatagcaccttaaagactaacaaaaatattttctggtagggtatgagcttttgtgagccacagctcacgtcttcagatctgaagaagtgagctgtggctcacgaaagctcataccctgccagaaaatatttttgttagtctttaaggtgctactggactcttgcccttttctactactgcagacagactaacacggctacccactgtgaattatctcccttAAAAGTAGACACACATCCATCCCACGGGTACGTTGTTCTTGCCCATTAGTGTGTTCAGGATCGTTGGCAAGCAGGACGTTACGGTGGCCAGTAATACCTTGACACCCAAAGCTGCCAGTCAAAGCAACGGCACAGGAAAGCTACCTTCacggcaggcagaaattcaacagcgCAACCTTTCCCCAACATGGGATATGGCGGCGAGGAAAGATTGCCCAATGTGTCAGGGAGCCGTAAAAAGAGACACAAGCTCGGTCAGAAAAGAGAGCGCAGCAGGGACACCTTTACACCTACTTAACACACAACTTACTgacaagtagtagaaaagggcaagagtccagtagcaccttaaagactaacaaaaatattttctggcagggtatgagctttcgtgagccacagctagatacagctagaatgtgaatacATCTGtgtttaagtagaggagagtgacaacACAGTCTAAGGTCTTACTGCGGCTGCGCgctgctgtctctctctctctccccccacccctccaagttCCCGTCCACCTCAGCCACAAACACACGCGGGTTGTTCTTTAGCGGCTATTCTGAGAAGCGAAATTATGTTCTCAGgtgcccttcttcttcttcctcaccgTCTGAACGCGCCTCTGCGGACCACGCGTTGACACGCCAACCTCGGAAAGGACAGAAACTCGCCTCCCCCAAACTTCGGTACAGTCGAAACTCACCGGTTGGAAAAGAAAGAGCGGCGCCGGAAACGACCGCCTCTTCGGAGCCTGCACttccgggaggggaggggaagtcagaGTGGGTTATGCGAGCTAATgacggtttgggggggggggagaggctgaatCAGGAATCTCGGAGTAACCGTTAGAGTTCGACCGTTCGCCAGTCGTTGCACAGTCGAATCTTATGCGGCGTGCAGAACTTATAGAAGCCCATCGATGTAGGCATGCTTAGCTCGCCACTTGAATGCGGTCCCCGACCAAGGAGGTCGTGCTAAGGAGTTGCTGAAGTCCCAACTATTATCTCTGCCTGTTGGAGGATCTTCTTGCCCTGTTGTTCGGAGTAGTGTGTTTCTAAGTTTGGTTTTTTAAGCAATACCTTCTTGCATTTTCATGCCACcatatctgttttttttaatatatatatatatatatatatatatatatatatatatatatatatatatatatatatatatatatatatatatatattataacaaagcaaaacaaaaaaataatacaaaaaaataaaaaaagaaaatacaaaagagtatatatacttattagtacattcgtggttacaaaattataaggttcaaaaagataccccttcgacccaccACCCTCCTTCAAAAAGTGACCCATCTTGGCCAGTTGTTCGGAGTAGTGTGTTGCTAAGTTTGGTTTTTAAAGCAATACCTTCTTGCATTTTCATGCCACCATGT includes:
- the ZCCHC9 gene encoding zinc finger CCHC domain-containing protein 9, with amino-acid sequence MTRWARANITQSKKTLDATPWEDMKNCSSRSPTTNKKQSPLRNFQGKKKNKKKKDYLNEDVNGFMEYLKQNSQLLHNGKMIDSHEIKEEIGTALKKDRRRETRRLNRQEIKKNTMVCFHCRKPGHGVADCPAALDSQDMGTGICYRCGSTEHEIKKCKVKIDPALGEFPYAKCFICEEMGHLSRSCPDNPKGLYAKGGSCRVCGSVEHFKKDCPENQNSDRAVTVGRWLKGMSADYEEILDSSKLQKPKPKVPKVVNF